One part of the Paenibacillus sp. genome encodes these proteins:
- a CDS encoding IS1595 family transposase has translation MDKQSRAYQYFYRQRWPSGFECPRCGYTGCYTIGTRRNPLYQCALCRHQTSLTAGTVMEKSRTSLDKWLAAVELLSSSYGVNAVQLSARIGVSHKTAWLMLRAFRRAIHRLEEERQFLGTVHAGLQVLGPYFFITHALYRRERVILIGGSMDNRTGKA, from the coding sequence CGTCAACGCTGGCCGAGCGGTTTTGAATGCCCACGGTGCGGATATACGGGCTGCTATACGATCGGTACCCGTCGTAACCCCCTTTACCAATGCGCACTGTGCCGTCACCAAACCTCCTTGACCGCCGGCACCGTCATGGAGAAGAGCAGAACTTCCTTGGATAAATGGCTCGCCGCCGTCGAACTGCTAAGTTCGTCTTACGGTGTAAACGCAGTCCAACTGTCTGCAAGGATCGGCGTTTCCCACAAAACCGCATGGCTCATGCTCCGCGCTTTTCGTCGGGCGATTCATAGATTAGAGGAAGAACGCCAATTCTTAGGGACCGTTCACGCCGGCCTCCAAGTGCTCGGTCCTTATTTCTTCATTACGCATGCCCTTTATCGCAGAGAACGCGTTATTCTTATCGGGGGTTCCATGGACAATCGCACCGGGAAAGCT